The proteins below are encoded in one region of Pleuronectes platessa chromosome 14, fPlePla1.1, whole genome shotgun sequence:
- the rpl24 gene encoding 60S ribosomal protein L24, with amino-acid sequence MKVELCSFSGYKIYPGHGRRYARIDGKVFQFLNHKCEAAFLSKRNPRQINWTVLYRRKHKKGQSEEVSKKRTRRAVKFQRAITGASLAEIMAKRNQKPEVRKAQREQAIRAAKEVKKVKQASRKPAAPSAKSTTKAAQKPKVAKTMKISAPRVGGKR; translated from the exons ATGAA GGTCGAGTTGTGCAGTTTCAGTGGGTATAAGATATACCCCGGCCATGGCCGCCGATACGCCAGGATAGACGGAAAG GTGTTCCAGTTCTTGAACCACAAGTGCGAGGCTGCTTTCCTGTCCAAGAGGAACCCCCGACAGATCAACTGGACTGTGCTGTACAGACGCAAGCACAAGAAGGGACAGTCT GAAGAGGTGAGCAAGAAGCGTACCCGCCGTGCTGTCAAATTCCAGAGGGCCATCACTGGGGCCTCCTTGGCAGAGATCATGGCCAAGAGGAACCAGAAGCCTGAGGTCCGTAAGGCTCAGAGGGAACAGGCCATCAG AGCTGCCAAGGAGGTCAAGAAGGTGAAGCAGGCATCCAGGAAGCCCGCTGCCCCAAGTGCAAAG TCCACCACCAAGGCTGCACAGAAACCCAAGGTTGCCAAGACCATGAAGATCAGCGCACCCCGTGTTGGTGGAAAGCGCTAA
- the mpc2b gene encoding mitochondrial pyruvate carrier 2b: protein MAALRASYHRIMDRIEHILPAKLRPLYNHPAGPRTVFFWAPVFKWGLVGAGLADMTRPADKLSKSQSAVLTATGLIWSRYSLVIIPKNWNLFAVNFFVGSAGASQLWRIWRFEQDKKAEAKEAAQS from the exons ATGGCTGCGCTGAGAGCCTCCTACCACCGGATCATGGACCGGATCGAGCACATCCTGCCCGCCAAACTGAGACCCCTGTACAACCACCCGGCAG GTCCAAGAACAGTTTTCTTCTGGGCCCCAGTGTTTAAATGG GGTCTGGTCGGAGCCGGTTTGGCTGATATGACTCGTCCAGCAGACAAGCTCAGTAAATCCCAGTCTGCAGTGCTGACGGCCACAG GGCTCATCTGGTCCAGATACTCACTGGTCATCATCCCCAAGAACTGGAACCTGTTTGCTGTCAACTTCTTCGTCGGCAGCGCAGGAGCCTCCCAGCTCTGGAGGATCTGGAG GTTCGAGCAGGATAAGAAGGCAGAGGCTAAAGAAGCTGCTCAATCCTGA
- the dcaf6 gene encoding DDB1- and CUL4-associated factor 6 isoform X3, translating to MSCSGNLVWDVNKRLIGYNEPNTIRTNYLGRREFVQRLKLEATLNVHDGCVNTISWNDTGEYLLSGSDDTFLVITSPYNKKVKKSIRSGHRANIFSAKFMPHTNDQEIISCSGDGIIYYTHTEKSPEFNRQCQFTCHYGTAYEIMTVPNDPYTFLSCGEDGTVRWFDLRTKTSCNKEDCKDDILINCRRAATSISISPLVPYYLAVGCSDSSVRIYDRRMLGTRTTGNYMGRGTTGMCVRFVPAHLTNKSCRVTSLCYSEDGQEVLVSYSSDYIYLFNPKDDQARELKGPSEERREELRQPPVKRLRLRGDWSDTGPRARPESERERDGEQSPNVSLMQRMSDMLSRWFEEASEAQSSRGTRPQTRPRGTAVRPEASSNPPAAPAGDSSQSPSAPERPVMTDTSVEPAAPAAATAAAAPMPKSTSSSSSGSSSTVTAPPPSSSISVDSSAPSTSLLSSSPESEQRSSTDATRTPTPAAASTSEAALSGGAEAAAPPPGQSVSALVVASSSNGSSSSSAPSSSSSTGTSRPSAAEPVISLHYSSEGTTTSTIKLDFTDEWSSTSGTMGSGARKTSEAAQSRASVSTESSASGQIPSEPLRQQSLPAASAEPPCDASCSSTPPAAAEGSSQGDSTERSQPEGAEDTSGGCRRAEPTGEGQCGPLPSEWEGQSQPARGNQDSDDSDDDPILIPSTRLRGQGQRLSTRGSAVGDRMIRRSAAARIQELFRRRKERREMEESETQNIRRPSVKMVYKGHRNSRTMIKESCFWGNNFVMSGSDCGHIFIWDRHTAEHLMLLEADNHVVNCLQPHPYDPILASSGIDYDIKVWSPLEVSPSFNRVLANEVITRNELMLEETRNTITVPASFMLRMLASLNHIRSDRLEGDRSEGSGQENEEEQ from the exons ATGTCCTGCTCTGGGAACCTGGTGTGGGATGTAAATAAACGCCTGATCGGATACAACGAGCCCAACACCATCAGGACCAACTACTTAG gTAGGAGAGAATTTGTCCAGAGGCTTAAACTTGAAGCGACACTGAATGTACACGATGGCTGT GTCAACACGATATCCTGGAACGACACAGGCGAATACCTCCTGTCAGGATCTGACGACACATTTTTGGTTATTACGAGCCCATACAACAAGAAG GTTAAGAAATCCATACGTTCAGGTCATCGGGCAAACATCTTCAGTGCGAAGTTCATGCCGCACACCAACGATCAGGAGATCATCTCCTGCTCTGGAGATGGCATCATCTACTACACCCACACTGAGAAGAGTCCTGAGTTCAACAGACAATGCCAGTTCACCTGTCACTATGGGACAGCTTATGAG ATTATGACGGTACCAAATGACCCCTACACGTTTCTGTCATGCGGGGAGGACGGCACCGTGCGATGGTTCGATCTTCGCACGAAGACGAGCTGCAATAAAGAAGACTGCAAAGAT GACATCCTGATTAACTGTCGGAGGGCAGCGACCTCTATATCCATCTCTCCACTGGTGCCATATTATCTGGCCGTGGGCTGCTCCGACAGCTCAGTGCGAATCTACGACAGACGTATGCTGGGAACCAGAACGACAG GTAACTACATGGGCCGGGGGACGACGGGCATGTGCGTTCGTTTTGTTCCCGCTCACCTGACCAACAAGTCGTGCCGGGTGACGTCCCTCTGCTACAGCGAGGACGGGCAGGAGGTGCTGGTCAGCTACTCCTCCGATTACATCTACCTGTTCAATCCCAAAGATGACCAGGCCCGGGAGCTGAAGGGCCCGtccgaggagaggagggaggag CTGAGGCAGCCTCCAGTGAAACGCCTCCGACTACGAGGGGACTGGTCTGACACTGGACCCCGAGCTCGCCCGGAGAGTGAGAGGGAACGAGACG GTGAGCAAAGCCCAAACGTGTCTCTGATGCAGAGGATGTCGGACATGTTGTCTCGTTGGTTTGAGGAGGCCAGCGAggctcagagcagcagaggaacgcGGCCACAGACACGGCCCAGAG GAACAGCCGTCCGTCCCGAGGCCTCGTCAAATCCTCCAGCTGCCCCTGCAGGAGACTCCAGTCAGAGCCCCAGTGCCCCCGAGAGGCCTGTGATGACAGACACTTCAGTGGaacctgctgctcctgcagctgccacTGCCGCTGCTGCCCCCATGCCTaagtccacctcctcttcctcctcagggtCTTCATCAACAGTTACagcacctcctccctccagctCCATATCAGTGGACAGTTCGGCCCCTTCGAcctccctcctcagctcctcccctGAATCAGAGCAGAGGAGTTCGACAGATGCGACCAGGACCCCCACGCCGGCGGCCGCGTCCACCTCAGAAGCTGCACTCTCAG gaggagcagaagctgcagctccaccTCCTGGTCAATCTGTATCTGCACTAGTCGTCGCCAGCAGCAgcaacggcagcagcagcagcagcgctccctcctcctccagctccaccggCACCAGTCGACCCAGTGCTGCAGAGCCGGTCATCAGCCTACATTACAGCTCAGAGGgaaccaccaccagcaccatcaAGCTTGACTTCACTGATGAGTG GAGCAGCACTTCTGGCACTATGGGCAGCGGAGCTCGCAAAACATCTGaggctgcacagagcagagcGAGTGTGTCCACGGAGAGTTCAGCATCAGGGCAAA TTCCCTCTGAGCCCTTGAGGCAGCAGAGTTTGCCGGCCGCCTCTGCAGAGCCACCGTGTGACGCCTCCTGCAGCTCGACGCCTCCGGCTGCGGCAGAGGGCTCCTCTCAGGGGGACAGCACGGAGAGGAGTCAGCCGGAGGGTGCGGAGGACACATcgggaggctgcaggagggcggAGCCCACCGGGGAGGGCCAATGCGGCCCGCTCCCATCAGAGTGGGAGGGCCAGAGTCAGCCCGCACGGGGCAACCAGGACTCTGATGACAGCGATGACGATCCCATCCTCATCCCGTCAACGAGGCTCAGAGGACAGGGACAGAG ACTTAGTACCAGAGGATCTGCAGTAGGAGATAGGATGATCAG ACGCTCGGCAGCAGCTCGCATCCAGGAGCTGTTTCgcaggaggaaagaaagaagggagatggaggagagcgaGACCCAGAACATCAGGAGACCCTCGGTCAAGATGGTCTACAAGGGCCACCGCAACTCCAGGACAATG ATAAAGGAGTCGTGTTTCTGGGGCAACAACTTTGTGATGAGCGGCTCCGACTGCGGCCACATCTTCATCTGGGACAGACACACGGCCGAGCACCTGATGCTGCTCGAAGCCGACAACCACGTGGTCAACTGCCTGCAGCCGCACCCCTACGACCCCA TTCTCGCTTCTTCAGGGATAGACTACGACATCAAGGTGTGGTCGCCGCTGGAAGTTTCGCCATCATTCAACAGAGTCCTCGCTAATGAG GTCATAACTCGGAACGAGCTGATGTTAGAAGAAACGAGAAACACAATCACAGTCCCGGCCTCTTTCATGCTACGGATGTTGGCCTCTCTGAACCACATCCGATCAG ATCGACTAGAGGGCGACCGCTCTGAAGGTTCGGGTCAGGAAAACGAGGAAGAGCAGTAG
- the dcaf6 gene encoding DDB1- and CUL4-associated factor 6 isoform X1, translating to MSCSGNLVWDVNKRLIGYNEPNTIRTNYLGRREFVQRLKLEATLNVHDGCVNTISWNDTGEYLLSGSDDTFLVITSPYNKKVKKSIRSGHRANIFSAKFMPHTNDQEIISCSGDGIIYYTHTEKSPEFNRQCQFTCHYGTAYEIMTVPNDPYTFLSCGEDGTVRWFDLRTKTSCNKEDCKDDILINCRRAATSISISPLVPYYLAVGCSDSSVRIYDRRMLGTRTTGNYMGRGTTGMCVRFVPAHLTNKSCRVTSLCYSEDGQEVLVSYSSDYIYLFNPKDDQARELKGPSEERREELRQPPVKRLRLRGDWSDTGPRARPESERERDGEQSPNVSLMQRMSDMLSRWFEEASEAQSSRGTRPQTRPRGTAVRPEASSNPPAAPAGDSSQSPSAPERPVMTDTSVEPAAPAAATAAAAPMPKSTSSSSSGSSSTVTAPPPSSSISVDSSAPSTSLLSSSPESEQRSSTDATRTPTPAAASTSEAALSDSPSSVVNKQMGSMTLDEQQGGAEAAAPPPGQSVSALVVASSSNGSSSSSAPSSSSSTGTSRPSAAEPVISLHYSSEGTTTSTIKLDFTDEWSSTSGTMGSGARKTSEAAQSRASVSTESSASGQIPSEPLRQQSLPAASAEPPCDASCSSTPPAAAEGSSQGDSTERSQPEGAEDTSGGCRRAEPTGEGQCGPLPSEWEGQSQPARGNQDSDDSDDDPILIPSTRLRGQGQRLSTRGSAVGDRMIRRSAAARIQELFRRRKERREMEESETQNIRRPSVKMVYKGHRNSRTMIKESCFWGNNFVMSGSDCGHIFIWDRHTAEHLMLLEADNHVVNCLQPHPYDPILASSGIDYDIKVWSPLEVSPSFNRVLANEVITRNELMLEETRNTITVPASFMLRMLASLNHIRSDRLEGDRSEGSGQENEEEQ from the exons ATGTCCTGCTCTGGGAACCTGGTGTGGGATGTAAATAAACGCCTGATCGGATACAACGAGCCCAACACCATCAGGACCAACTACTTAG gTAGGAGAGAATTTGTCCAGAGGCTTAAACTTGAAGCGACACTGAATGTACACGATGGCTGT GTCAACACGATATCCTGGAACGACACAGGCGAATACCTCCTGTCAGGATCTGACGACACATTTTTGGTTATTACGAGCCCATACAACAAGAAG GTTAAGAAATCCATACGTTCAGGTCATCGGGCAAACATCTTCAGTGCGAAGTTCATGCCGCACACCAACGATCAGGAGATCATCTCCTGCTCTGGAGATGGCATCATCTACTACACCCACACTGAGAAGAGTCCTGAGTTCAACAGACAATGCCAGTTCACCTGTCACTATGGGACAGCTTATGAG ATTATGACGGTACCAAATGACCCCTACACGTTTCTGTCATGCGGGGAGGACGGCACCGTGCGATGGTTCGATCTTCGCACGAAGACGAGCTGCAATAAAGAAGACTGCAAAGAT GACATCCTGATTAACTGTCGGAGGGCAGCGACCTCTATATCCATCTCTCCACTGGTGCCATATTATCTGGCCGTGGGCTGCTCCGACAGCTCAGTGCGAATCTACGACAGACGTATGCTGGGAACCAGAACGACAG GTAACTACATGGGCCGGGGGACGACGGGCATGTGCGTTCGTTTTGTTCCCGCTCACCTGACCAACAAGTCGTGCCGGGTGACGTCCCTCTGCTACAGCGAGGACGGGCAGGAGGTGCTGGTCAGCTACTCCTCCGATTACATCTACCTGTTCAATCCCAAAGATGACCAGGCCCGGGAGCTGAAGGGCCCGtccgaggagaggagggaggag CTGAGGCAGCCTCCAGTGAAACGCCTCCGACTACGAGGGGACTGGTCTGACACTGGACCCCGAGCTCGCCCGGAGAGTGAGAGGGAACGAGACG GTGAGCAAAGCCCAAACGTGTCTCTGATGCAGAGGATGTCGGACATGTTGTCTCGTTGGTTTGAGGAGGCCAGCGAggctcagagcagcagaggaacgcGGCCACAGACACGGCCCAGAG GAACAGCCGTCCGTCCCGAGGCCTCGTCAAATCCTCCAGCTGCCCCTGCAGGAGACTCCAGTCAGAGCCCCAGTGCCCCCGAGAGGCCTGTGATGACAGACACTTCAGTGGaacctgctgctcctgcagctgccacTGCCGCTGCTGCCCCCATGCCTaagtccacctcctcttcctcctcagggtCTTCATCAACAGTTACagcacctcctccctccagctCCATATCAGTGGACAGTTCGGCCCCTTCGAcctccctcctcagctcctcccctGAATCAGAGCAGAGGAGTTCGACAGATGCGACCAGGACCCCCACGCCGGCGGCCGCGTCCACCTCAGAAGCTGCACTCTCAG ATTCCCCCTCGTCTGTGGTTAACAAACAGATGGGATCCATGACTCTTGATGAACAGCAGG gaggagcagaagctgcagctccaccTCCTGGTCAATCTGTATCTGCACTAGTCGTCGCCAGCAGCAgcaacggcagcagcagcagcagcgctccctcctcctccagctccaccggCACCAGTCGACCCAGTGCTGCAGAGCCGGTCATCAGCCTACATTACAGCTCAGAGGgaaccaccaccagcaccatcaAGCTTGACTTCACTGATGAGTG GAGCAGCACTTCTGGCACTATGGGCAGCGGAGCTCGCAAAACATCTGaggctgcacagagcagagcGAGTGTGTCCACGGAGAGTTCAGCATCAGGGCAAA TTCCCTCTGAGCCCTTGAGGCAGCAGAGTTTGCCGGCCGCCTCTGCAGAGCCACCGTGTGACGCCTCCTGCAGCTCGACGCCTCCGGCTGCGGCAGAGGGCTCCTCTCAGGGGGACAGCACGGAGAGGAGTCAGCCGGAGGGTGCGGAGGACACATcgggaggctgcaggagggcggAGCCCACCGGGGAGGGCCAATGCGGCCCGCTCCCATCAGAGTGGGAGGGCCAGAGTCAGCCCGCACGGGGCAACCAGGACTCTGATGACAGCGATGACGATCCCATCCTCATCCCGTCAACGAGGCTCAGAGGACAGGGACAGAG ACTTAGTACCAGAGGATCTGCAGTAGGAGATAGGATGATCAG ACGCTCGGCAGCAGCTCGCATCCAGGAGCTGTTTCgcaggaggaaagaaagaagggagatggaggagagcgaGACCCAGAACATCAGGAGACCCTCGGTCAAGATGGTCTACAAGGGCCACCGCAACTCCAGGACAATG ATAAAGGAGTCGTGTTTCTGGGGCAACAACTTTGTGATGAGCGGCTCCGACTGCGGCCACATCTTCATCTGGGACAGACACACGGCCGAGCACCTGATGCTGCTCGAAGCCGACAACCACGTGGTCAACTGCCTGCAGCCGCACCCCTACGACCCCA TTCTCGCTTCTTCAGGGATAGACTACGACATCAAGGTGTGGTCGCCGCTGGAAGTTTCGCCATCATTCAACAGAGTCCTCGCTAATGAG GTCATAACTCGGAACGAGCTGATGTTAGAAGAAACGAGAAACACAATCACAGTCCCGGCCTCTTTCATGCTACGGATGTTGGCCTCTCTGAACCACATCCGATCAG ATCGACTAGAGGGCGACCGCTCTGAAGGTTCGGGTCAGGAAAACGAGGAAGAGCAGTAG
- the dcaf6 gene encoding DDB1- and CUL4-associated factor 6 isoform X2, with protein sequence MSCSGNLVWDVNKRLIGYNEPNTIRTNYLGRREFVQRLKLEATLNVHDGCVNTISWNDTGEYLLSGSDDTFLVITSPYNKKVKKSIRSGHRANIFSAKFMPHTNDQEIISCSGDGIIYYTHTEKSPEFNRQCQFTCHYGTAYEIMTVPNDPYTFLSCGEDGTVRWFDLRTKTSCNKEDCKDDILINCRRAATSISISPLVPYYLAVGCSDSSVRIYDRRMLGTRTTGNYMGRGTTGMCVRFVPAHLTNKSCRVTSLCYSEDGQEVLVSYSSDYIYLFNPKDDQARELKGPSEERREELRQPPVKRLRLRGDWSDTGPRARPESERERDGEQSPNVSLMQRMSDMLSRWFEEASEAQSSRGTRPQTRPRGTAVRPEASSNPPAAPAGDSSQSPSAPERPVMTDTSVEPAAPAAATAAAAPMPKSTSSSSSGSSSTVTAPPPSSSISVDSSAPSTSLLSSSPESEQRSSTDATRTPTPAAASTSEAALSDSPSSVVNKQMGSMTLDEQQGGAEAAAPPPGQSVSALVVASSSNGSSSSSAPSSSSSTGTSRPSAAEPVISLHYSSEGTTTSTIKLDFTDEWSSTSGTMGSGARKTSEAAQSRASVSTESSASGQIPSEPLRQQSLPAASAEPPCDASCSSTPPAAAEGSSQGDSTERSQPEGAEDTSGGCRRAEPTGEGQCGPLPSEWEGQSQPARGNQDSDDSDDDPILIPSTRLRGQGQRRSAAARIQELFRRRKERREMEESETQNIRRPSVKMVYKGHRNSRTMIKESCFWGNNFVMSGSDCGHIFIWDRHTAEHLMLLEADNHVVNCLQPHPYDPILASSGIDYDIKVWSPLEVSPSFNRVLANEVITRNELMLEETRNTITVPASFMLRMLASLNHIRSDRLEGDRSEGSGQENEEEQ encoded by the exons ATGTCCTGCTCTGGGAACCTGGTGTGGGATGTAAATAAACGCCTGATCGGATACAACGAGCCCAACACCATCAGGACCAACTACTTAG gTAGGAGAGAATTTGTCCAGAGGCTTAAACTTGAAGCGACACTGAATGTACACGATGGCTGT GTCAACACGATATCCTGGAACGACACAGGCGAATACCTCCTGTCAGGATCTGACGACACATTTTTGGTTATTACGAGCCCATACAACAAGAAG GTTAAGAAATCCATACGTTCAGGTCATCGGGCAAACATCTTCAGTGCGAAGTTCATGCCGCACACCAACGATCAGGAGATCATCTCCTGCTCTGGAGATGGCATCATCTACTACACCCACACTGAGAAGAGTCCTGAGTTCAACAGACAATGCCAGTTCACCTGTCACTATGGGACAGCTTATGAG ATTATGACGGTACCAAATGACCCCTACACGTTTCTGTCATGCGGGGAGGACGGCACCGTGCGATGGTTCGATCTTCGCACGAAGACGAGCTGCAATAAAGAAGACTGCAAAGAT GACATCCTGATTAACTGTCGGAGGGCAGCGACCTCTATATCCATCTCTCCACTGGTGCCATATTATCTGGCCGTGGGCTGCTCCGACAGCTCAGTGCGAATCTACGACAGACGTATGCTGGGAACCAGAACGACAG GTAACTACATGGGCCGGGGGACGACGGGCATGTGCGTTCGTTTTGTTCCCGCTCACCTGACCAACAAGTCGTGCCGGGTGACGTCCCTCTGCTACAGCGAGGACGGGCAGGAGGTGCTGGTCAGCTACTCCTCCGATTACATCTACCTGTTCAATCCCAAAGATGACCAGGCCCGGGAGCTGAAGGGCCCGtccgaggagaggagggaggag CTGAGGCAGCCTCCAGTGAAACGCCTCCGACTACGAGGGGACTGGTCTGACACTGGACCCCGAGCTCGCCCGGAGAGTGAGAGGGAACGAGACG GTGAGCAAAGCCCAAACGTGTCTCTGATGCAGAGGATGTCGGACATGTTGTCTCGTTGGTTTGAGGAGGCCAGCGAggctcagagcagcagaggaacgcGGCCACAGACACGGCCCAGAG GAACAGCCGTCCGTCCCGAGGCCTCGTCAAATCCTCCAGCTGCCCCTGCAGGAGACTCCAGTCAGAGCCCCAGTGCCCCCGAGAGGCCTGTGATGACAGACACTTCAGTGGaacctgctgctcctgcagctgccacTGCCGCTGCTGCCCCCATGCCTaagtccacctcctcttcctcctcagggtCTTCATCAACAGTTACagcacctcctccctccagctCCATATCAGTGGACAGTTCGGCCCCTTCGAcctccctcctcagctcctcccctGAATCAGAGCAGAGGAGTTCGACAGATGCGACCAGGACCCCCACGCCGGCGGCCGCGTCCACCTCAGAAGCTGCACTCTCAG ATTCCCCCTCGTCTGTGGTTAACAAACAGATGGGATCCATGACTCTTGATGAACAGCAGG gaggagcagaagctgcagctccaccTCCTGGTCAATCTGTATCTGCACTAGTCGTCGCCAGCAGCAgcaacggcagcagcagcagcagcgctccctcctcctccagctccaccggCACCAGTCGACCCAGTGCTGCAGAGCCGGTCATCAGCCTACATTACAGCTCAGAGGgaaccaccaccagcaccatcaAGCTTGACTTCACTGATGAGTG GAGCAGCACTTCTGGCACTATGGGCAGCGGAGCTCGCAAAACATCTGaggctgcacagagcagagcGAGTGTGTCCACGGAGAGTTCAGCATCAGGGCAAA TTCCCTCTGAGCCCTTGAGGCAGCAGAGTTTGCCGGCCGCCTCTGCAGAGCCACCGTGTGACGCCTCCTGCAGCTCGACGCCTCCGGCTGCGGCAGAGGGCTCCTCTCAGGGGGACAGCACGGAGAGGAGTCAGCCGGAGGGTGCGGAGGACACATcgggaggctgcaggagggcggAGCCCACCGGGGAGGGCCAATGCGGCCCGCTCCCATCAGAGTGGGAGGGCCAGAGTCAGCCCGCACGGGGCAACCAGGACTCTGATGACAGCGATGACGATCCCATCCTCATCCCGTCAACGAGGCTCAGAGGACAGGGACAGAG ACGCTCGGCAGCAGCTCGCATCCAGGAGCTGTTTCgcaggaggaaagaaagaagggagatggaggagagcgaGACCCAGAACATCAGGAGACCCTCGGTCAAGATGGTCTACAAGGGCCACCGCAACTCCAGGACAATG ATAAAGGAGTCGTGTTTCTGGGGCAACAACTTTGTGATGAGCGGCTCCGACTGCGGCCACATCTTCATCTGGGACAGACACACGGCCGAGCACCTGATGCTGCTCGAAGCCGACAACCACGTGGTCAACTGCCTGCAGCCGCACCCCTACGACCCCA TTCTCGCTTCTTCAGGGATAGACTACGACATCAAGGTGTGGTCGCCGCTGGAAGTTTCGCCATCATTCAACAGAGTCCTCGCTAATGAG GTCATAACTCGGAACGAGCTGATGTTAGAAGAAACGAGAAACACAATCACAGTCCCGGCCTCTTTCATGCTACGGATGTTGGCCTCTCTGAACCACATCCGATCAG ATCGACTAGAGGGCGACCGCTCTGAAGGTTCGGGTCAGGAAAACGAGGAAGAGCAGTAG